Proteins co-encoded in one bacterium genomic window:
- the argB gene encoding acetylglutamate kinase, translating to MNSLITRANVLVEALPYIKAFSGKIIVIKYGGKSMVDENLKHSFAQDIVLLRYIGIKPVIVHGGGPQIDQVMKKMGKKIEFINGLRHTDSETMEIVEMVLGGRINAEIVSLINHHGSPAIGLTGVDGDLIEAMQTTNGSLTGQVTNINSKIIQTLDENGFIPVIAPIGIGEDGKRYNINADIAAAEIAIALSAQKLIILTDIKGIFKDIKDASSLISTLKLEEIEGLIKNGCIAEGMLPKINACKKAITSKKVDKAHIIDGRIPHSILLELFTDEGIGTQIIQ from the coding sequence ATGAATTCATTAATTACTCGGGCTAATGTTTTAGTCGAAGCATTACCTTACATCAAGGCATTTTCCGGAAAGATAATCGTCATCAAATACGGGGGAAAATCTATGGTTGATGAAAATTTAAAACATAGTTTTGCCCAGGATATAGTTTTATTAAGATATATTGGTATTAAACCAGTTATTGTCCATGGTGGAGGTCCACAAATAGACCAGGTGATGAAAAAAATGGGTAAGAAAATAGAATTTATCAACGGACTTCGACATACTGATTCAGAGACAATGGAAATTGTTGAGATGGTTTTAGGTGGACGAATAAATGCAGAAATTGTCTCCTTGATTAATCATCATGGCTCTCCAGCAATTGGATTGACCGGTGTGGATGGCGATTTGATTGAGGCAATGCAAACGACAAATGGAAGTTTAACTGGACAGGTAACTAATATTAACTCAAAAATAATCCAAACCCTTGATGAAAATGGATTTATACCGGTTATTGCTCCTATTGGCATAGGAGAAGATGGAAAACGATATAATATCAATGCTGATATAGCCGCCGCAGAAATAGCTATTGCTTTATCTGCTCAAAAATTAATTATCCTGACGGACATCAAAGGTATTTTTAAGGATATAAAAGATGCCAGTTCCCTTATCTCAACTTTAAAGCTGGAAGAAATTGAAGGATTGATAAAGAATGGATGTATCGCTGAAGGAATGCTCCCGAAGATTAATGCCTGCAAAAAGGCAATCACTTCAAAAAAGGTTGATAAAGCACACATCATTGATGGTCGAATCCCTCATTCGATTCTTTTAGAATTATTTACAGATGAGGGAATTGGAACACAAATAATTCAATAG